From one Rhodopirellula islandica genomic stretch:
- a CDS encoding HTTM domain-containing protein: MTQETGSAFNRISNRLLQTVPIDFLVVFRIAFGVVMCWWAISGVRNGIPYNNYTLPAYHFTYYGFDWVKPIDLSVAIGGVAVDGMSLLYIAFAGLAICIAMGLWYRLVSTLFAVGMLYWFLIDKAYYLNHYYLCTLLSWMMPFFPAGRAFSVDAWRNPSQRRDTAPAWCLWLLRFQIGVPYFFGGIAKLNADWLRGQPMRTTLSYMTDHPWISRFPFDQEVLVQLVCWGGLLFDLAIVPLLLFRKTRLFGFFLTCAFHICNHNLWNIGIFPWLMIAATTVYFDPGWPRQFLHRFGWGNRPEVAETPSAARFSLPQRLVVSCVLLWIGVQTIVPLRVFVLPGNPSWSEYSHHFSWHMLLRAKVSGVRVYATDPESGRSGVIDLRPYLTQRQLAVVGRDPRMIHQLCLFIADDLATKGHPNVELRALALVSLNGRKPQPIIDPAVDLTKQPRDLRYPDWIVDLHEPYRHLAWKVPLEQWESQLSLDLPPQMMALRIPQRPVPEAGASSTDRSAAIAVSQRADSVAGN, translated from the coding sequence AACAACTACACGCTGCCTGCCTACCACTTCACCTACTACGGTTTTGATTGGGTGAAACCGATCGACCTCAGCGTTGCGATCGGCGGGGTGGCTGTCGACGGGATGTCGCTTCTGTACATCGCGTTTGCGGGACTCGCAATCTGCATTGCCATGGGACTGTGGTATCGCTTGGTCTCAACCCTTTTCGCTGTGGGGATGTTGTACTGGTTCTTGATCGACAAAGCGTACTACCTGAACCACTACTACCTCTGCACTCTTCTTAGTTGGATGATGCCGTTCTTTCCGGCGGGAAGAGCGTTCTCCGTCGATGCGTGGCGAAATCCAAGTCAACGCCGTGACACCGCACCGGCGTGGTGCCTGTGGTTGTTGCGTTTTCAAATCGGAGTCCCCTACTTTTTCGGCGGGATCGCGAAGCTCAATGCGGATTGGTTGCGAGGTCAACCAATGCGAACCACGCTTTCTTACATGACCGATCACCCGTGGATTTCCAGGTTCCCGTTTGATCAAGAGGTTCTGGTGCAGCTTGTCTGTTGGGGCGGCCTTCTGTTTGACCTCGCGATTGTTCCGCTCTTGCTGTTCCGCAAGACACGGTTGTTTGGATTCTTTTTGACCTGTGCGTTTCACATCTGCAATCACAACTTGTGGAACATTGGCATTTTCCCTTGGTTGATGATCGCGGCGACGACGGTTTACTTCGATCCGGGTTGGCCCCGGCAGTTCCTCCATCGTTTCGGATGGGGCAATCGTCCGGAGGTTGCCGAGACACCTTCCGCGGCACGTTTCTCTCTTCCGCAGCGTTTGGTTGTCTCATGTGTGCTGCTTTGGATTGGCGTGCAAACGATCGTTCCGTTGCGAGTGTTCGTGCTTCCCGGTAACCCAAGCTGGTCCGAGTATTCGCACCACTTCTCCTGGCACATGCTGCTTCGCGCGAAAGTGAGTGGCGTTCGCGTGTACGCGACGGATCCAGAGTCTGGTCGGTCGGGAGTCATTGACTTGCGTCCCTATTTGACCCAACGACAACTCGCGGTGGTTGGACGCGACCCGCGAATGATTCACCAGCTGTGCTTGTTCATCGCGGATGACTTGGCAACGAAAGGGCATCCCAACGTCGAGCTTCGCGCCCTGGCCTTGGTTTCTCTCAATGGACGAAAGCCACAGCCGATCATCGATCCGGCTGTTGATTTGACAAAGCAGCCTCGTGACTTGCGCTATCCAGATTGGATCGTTGACCTTCACGAACCCTATCGCCATTTGGCCTGGAAGGTCCCGCTGGAGCAGTGGGAAAGCCAACTGAGTTTGGATCTGCCACCCCAGATGATGGCATTGAGAATCCCACAACGACCTGTTCCGGAGGCAGGGGCAAGTTCCACTGATCGTTCGGCTGCGATTGCAGTCTCTCAGCGTGCTGATTCCGTCGCTGGAAATTGA